From one Acidobacteriota bacterium genomic stretch:
- a CDS encoding pyruvate dehydrogenase complex E1 component subunit beta, with protein MSQMTIRDALNAALREELARDENVFIMGEEVAEYDGAYKVTRGLWKEFGDKRVVDTPITELGFAALGVGAAMAGLRPVIEFMTFNFSILASDQIINHAAKMFYMSGGQFNVPIVFRGPNGSAYQVSSQHSQALEAFYANFPGLKVVMPSTPADAKGLLKSAIRDNNPVVFLEQETMYGMKGEVPDDPDFTVPLGVADVKREGSDCTIVARSFTVPLAIKAAEIMQADYDVSVEVVDPRTIKPLDIDTIVASVKKTNRLVVAEESHAFASVGAEISHQVMENAFDYLDAPIKRISTVEAPMPYARNLEVAALPSVEKIVAAIKEVCYI; from the coding sequence ATGTCACAAATGACCATCCGCGACGCGTTGAATGCGGCGCTTCGCGAAGAATTAGCGAGGGACGAGAACGTCTTCATCATGGGTGAAGAGGTTGCCGAATACGACGGCGCGTACAAGGTTACGCGCGGCCTGTGGAAAGAATTCGGCGACAAGCGCGTCGTTGACACGCCGATCACCGAACTCGGGTTCGCGGCGCTCGGCGTCGGCGCGGCGATGGCCGGACTGCGGCCGGTGATCGAGTTTATGACGTTCAACTTCTCGATCCTCGCCTCCGACCAGATAATCAATCACGCGGCGAAGATGTTCTATATGTCGGGCGGCCAGTTCAACGTCCCGATCGTCTTCCGCGGCCCGAACGGCTCCGCCTACCAGGTTTCGTCGCAGCATTCGCAGGCACTCGAAGCGTTTTACGCAAATTTCCCCGGTTTGAAGGTCGTGATGCCGTCAACTCCGGCCGACGCGAAAGGCTTGCTCAAGTCGGCGATCCGCGACAACAATCCGGTCGTGTTTCTCGAACAGGAAACGATGTACGGAATGAAGGGCGAAGTCCCCGACGATCCGGATTTCACGGTCCCGCTCGGCGTCGCAGACGTCAAGCGCGAAGGCTCGGACTGTACGATCGTCGCGCGATCGTTCACGGTTCCGCTGGCAATCAAGGCGGCTGAGATAATGCAAGCGGATTACGATGTTTCGGTCGAGGTCGTCGATCCGCGGACGATCAAACCGCTCGACATCGACACCATCGTCGCTTCGGTGAAGAAGACGAACCGGCTCGTGGTTGCCGAAGAATCGCACGCGTTCGCGTCGGTCGGCGCCGAGATCTCGCATCAGGTGATGGAAAACGCGTTCGATTATTTGGACGCTCCGATCAAGCGCATTTCGACTGTCGAAGCGCCGATGCCCTATGCACGCAACCTCGAAGTCGCGGCGCTTCCGAGCGTCGAGAAGATCGTCGCGGCAATTAAGGAAGTTTGCTACATCTGA
- a CDS encoding four helix bundle protein, giving the protein MEKPHTKLIAWRKCMDLVELVYDITKSFPREEIYGLSLQMRRAAVSAPSNIAECAADRSTEQFRNFLSVSLGSLNELSTQLEIALRVGHVDEHKFSAVAKLLDECMAVTYGLKRSLARPKSNGRSAPAA; this is encoded by the coding sequence ATGGAAAAACCTCATACGAAGTTGATTGCATGGCGAAAATGCATGGATTTGGTCGAACTCGTTTATGACATCACCAAGTCGTTTCCGCGAGAAGAGATTTATGGATTGAGTTTGCAGATGAGACGAGCTGCCGTATCGGCTCCGTCGAATATTGCCGAGTGCGCTGCGGATCGATCGACTGAGCAATTTAGGAATTTCTTGAGCGTATCCTTGGGATCGTTGAACGAACTTAGCACCCAGCTTGAGATTGCATTACGCGTCGGACACGTTGATGAACACAAATTTTCAGCTGTCGCTAAACTGCTTGATGAATGTATGGCCGTGACCTACGGTCTGAAGCGGAGTCTAGCACGTCCGAAATCAAACGGGCGTTCGGCACCGGCAGCTTGA
- the pdhA gene encoding pyruvate dehydrogenase (acetyl-transferring) E1 component subunit alpha, whose protein sequence is MLYQMVLGRIFEQKCAEVYRLGKIGGFCHLYIGQEAIGVGTMMALKEGDYVITSYRDHVQAMIAGITPDAVMAELYGRATGNVGGKGGSMHMFSKEKGFFGGHGIVGGQIGVATGMAYAQKYKGTDNATLCFFGEAAVNQGIFHESLNMAQLWKIPCVYICENNRYGMGTSQARAMSIANIAKKAEGFGMAGEFVDGMDVMAVRDATLRALERARKDGSPTLLEIRAYRYMGHSMSDPGKYRTTEEIKKYQQRDPIVLFQDSLKEAKIFSDKDFEAITEKAKAVVEAAVKFADESPFPDESELMTDVFAS, encoded by the coding sequence ATGCTCTATCAGATGGTCCTCGGCCGCATCTTCGAACAGAAATGCGCCGAAGTTTACCGTTTGGGCAAGATCGGCGGCTTTTGCCATCTTTACATCGGTCAGGAAGCGATCGGAGTCGGCACGATGATGGCGCTCAAGGAAGGCGACTACGTAATCACCTCTTATCGCGATCACGTCCAGGCGATGATCGCCGGCATCACGCCCGACGCGGTGATGGCGGAATTGTACGGTCGGGCGACCGGCAACGTCGGCGGCAAAGGCGGTTCGATGCATATGTTCTCGAAGGAAAAAGGATTCTTCGGCGGACACGGGATCGTCGGCGGGCAGATCGGGGTAGCGACCGGAATGGCATACGCGCAGAAATACAAAGGCACGGACAACGCGACGCTCTGCTTTTTCGGCGAGGCGGCGGTCAATCAGGGTATTTTCCACGAATCGCTCAACATGGCCCAGCTCTGGAAGATACCGTGCGTCTACATCTGTGAAAACAACCGTTACGGAATGGGAACATCGCAGGCGCGCGCGATGAGCATCGCGAACATTGCGAAGAAGGCGGAAGGATTCGGAATGGCCGGAGAATTCGTCGACGGGATGGACGTGATGGCGGTCCGCGACGCGACACTGCGTGCACTCGAGCGCGCCCGAAAGGACGGTTCGCCGACGCTGCTCGAGATCCGCGCCTATCGCTATATGGGCCACTCGATGTCCGACCCCGGCAAGTATCGCACTACGGAAGAGATCAAGAAATATCAGCAGCGCGATCCGATCGTCCTTTTCCAGGATTCATTGAAAGAAGCGAAGATCTTTAGCGACAAGGACTTCGAAGCGATCACCGAAAAGGCGAAAGCAGTCGTCGAAGCAGCGGTCAAATTCGCCGACGAAAGCCCGTTTCCGGACGAAAGCGAATTGATGACGGATGTCTTTGCGTCGTGA